The proteins below come from a single Panicum hallii strain FIL2 chromosome 7, PHallii_v3.1, whole genome shotgun sequence genomic window:
- the LOC112901440 gene encoding serine/arginine-rich splicing factor RS31-like, translated as MRPVFVGNLDYDTRHSELDQLFYRYGRIERIDMKSGFAFVYFEDEHDGDDAIRALDGYPFGPGRRRLSVEWSRGDRAARRDGDKPAANTKPTKTLFVINFDPINTRVSDIERHFAPFGNISNVRIRRNFAFVQFGTLEEARKALEATHATTLLDRVISVEYAFRDDGERSDRYDSPRRGGGYGRRGDSPYRRSISPVYRSRPSPDYGRPPSPVYGSYGRSRSPVRDRYRRSPGYRSRSPPAKRRAYD; from the exons ATGAGGCCGGTGTTCGTGGGGAACCTGGACTATGACACCCGCCACTCGGAGCTCGACCAACTCTTCTACCGCTACGGCAGGATCGAGCGCATCGACATGAAGTCAG GATTTGCTTTCGTTTACTTTGAGGATGAgcatgatggtgatgatgcCATACGGGCTCTTGATGGTTATCCCTTTGGCCCTGGGAGACGCAGGCTTTCAGTGGAGTGGTCAAGG GGTGATCGAGCTGCTAGACGTGATGGCGACAAACCAGCAGCAAACACTAAGCCCACTAAGACGTTGTTTGTCATTAACTTTGACCCAATCAACACAAGAGTCAGTGATATCGAAAGGCACTTTGCACCATTTGGGAATATATCAAATGTTCGGATAAGGAGGAACTTTGCTTTTGTCCAGTTTGGAACACTTGAAGAAGCCAGAAAAGCTCTTGAAGCTACTCATGCTAC CACGCTTTTGGACAGAGTGATTTCTGTGGAGTATGCCTTTAGAGATGATGGTGAAAGAAGTGATAGATATGACAGCCCTAGAAGAGGTGGTGGCTATGGTAGGCGTGGGGATAGCCCGTATCGCCGTTCTATTAGCCCAGTGTACCGGTCACGACCTAGTCCTGACTATGGTCGCCCACCAAGTCCTGTGTATGGTTCGTATGGCAGGAGCAGAAGTCCTGTTCGTGATCGCTATCGGAG ATCTCCTGGTTACCGATCAAGATCCCCGCCTGCCAAAAGAAGAGCTTATGACTAA